One stretch of Corynebacterium imitans DNA includes these proteins:
- the proB gene encoding glutamate 5-kinase gives MPAALTPDLSESQLRAHIASARRIVVKIGSSSLVNADSSVSPEKIDALVDAMHARMSAGTDIIVVSSGSIAAGMAPLGLSQRPRDLATKQAASATGQVHLAQAWGASFARYDRTAGQVLLTQADAGVRERARNAQRTIDRLRQLGAVPIVNENDTVATSEMRFGDNDRLSAIVATLTAADALVLLSDVDGLYDRNPADPTARMLTEVRSGHDLEGVAAGDGGVFGTGGMAAKVSAARLATRGGVPVLLTSASNIAQALGSADCGTVFHTRPASQLRAWKFWALYAADAEGVLRLDAGAVEAVTRGGTSLLAVGITSVEGEFHAGDIVEILGPDSEVIGRGEVAYDATELADMCGKHTSELAEDKRRPVVHADYLSHYASRL, from the coding sequence ATGCCTGCTGCCTTAACGCCTGACCTTTCCGAATCCCAGCTTCGCGCGCACATTGCGAGCGCGCGAAGGATTGTGGTCAAGATCGGGTCGAGCTCGCTGGTCAATGCGGACTCGTCCGTCAGCCCTGAAAAGATTGATGCGCTTGTCGACGCCATGCATGCACGGATGAGCGCAGGCACCGACATCATCGTTGTCTCATCTGGTTCAATCGCTGCCGGTATGGCACCGCTGGGGTTGTCGCAGCGTCCGCGAGATTTGGCAACGAAGCAGGCGGCTTCCGCAACTGGCCAAGTTCACCTTGCGCAAGCGTGGGGTGCGTCGTTTGCTCGCTATGACCGGACGGCTGGGCAGGTGCTTCTGACACAGGCCGATGCTGGTGTGCGTGAACGGGCCCGGAACGCACAGCGCACGATTGACAGGCTGCGCCAGTTGGGAGCTGTGCCGATTGTGAACGAGAACGATACGGTTGCTACTTCGGAAATGCGTTTCGGGGACAACGACCGACTGTCGGCAATCGTGGCAACGCTGACTGCTGCCGATGCGCTCGTGCTGCTCTCGGATGTGGACGGGTTGTACGACCGAAATCCTGCAGACCCGACAGCACGCATGCTCACCGAGGTGCGCAGTGGACACGACCTCGAAGGGGTCGCAGCCGGCGATGGTGGCGTGTTCGGCACCGGCGGGATGGCGGCTAAAGTGTCGGCGGCGCGGTTGGCGACGCGTGGTGGGGTACCGGTGCTGTTGACGTCGGCAAGCAATATTGCCCAAGCGCTGGGCAGCGCCGACTGTGGCACCGTGTTTCACACGCGACCGGCGTCGCAGCTTCGTGCCTGGAAGTTTTGGGCGCTCTACGCCGCGGATGCGGAGGGGGTCCTGCGGCTGGACGCGGGAGCTGTTGAGGCGGTGACTCGCGGCGGGACGAGTCTGCTCGCGGTGGGGATTACCAGCGTCGAAGGCGAATTTCATGCCGGCGACATCGTGGAGATTCTCGGCCCGGACTCTGAAGTGATTGGCCGAGGTGAGGTCGCCTACGACGCGACTGAGCTTGCCGATATGTGTGGCAAGCACACATCAGAGCTTGCGGAAGATAAACGGCGCCCGGTTGTGCACGCGGATTACCTATCTCATTACGCGAGCCGATTGTAA